The following are from one region of the Poecilia reticulata strain Guanapo linkage group LG7, Guppy_female_1.0+MT, whole genome shotgun sequence genome:
- the kcnk15 gene encoding potassium channel subfamily K member 15: MPTPRMKKQNVRTLSLILCMFSYLLVGAAVFDALESESENSRRRILEQKRSEMKRKYRFSEDDYREIERVVLQAEPHRAGRQWKFAGSFYFAITVITTIGYGHAAPGTDAGKVFCMFYAVLGIPLTLVMFQSLGERMNTFVRYLLHKMKQCLGFRRTEVSMENMVLVGFLSCIGTLCVGAAAFSHFEGWSFFHAYYYCFITLTTIGFGDFVALQKKEDLQEKTPYVAFSFMYILVGLTVIGAFLNLVVLRFLTMNTEDERRDAQERASLKRDKGLLEGPTGPRVVGEQSRDSRRERTGRDSMVHGRSHSTLFLPMQEGTSRTNLIPSPAEDTERQESPCRHRLHFRIKPGRRREETSVSSLCSSCVCYRSEVCDDPVVNRSKHHGGHINSVYYNSVSYRIEGCSSRSRDNTGLSSPGSTLSPEHSFQEFSSLRRKSV, translated from the exons ATGCCGACACCGAGGATGAAGAAGCAGAACGTCCGGACCCTCTCGCTCATCCTCTGCATGTTCTCCTACCTGCTGGTCGGCGCCGCGGTGTTTGACGCGCTGGAGTCCGAGTCGGAGAACTCCCGCAGGCGCATCTTGGAGCAGAAGCGCAGTGAGATGAAGAGGAAGTACCGCTTCTCCGAGGACGATTACCGCGAAATCGAGCGAGTGGTGCTGCAAGCGGAGCCCCACCGCGCCGGGAGGCAGTGGAAATTTGCTGGCTccttttattttgccattacgGTCATCACGACCATAG GGTATGGACACGCTGCACCGGGAACAGATGCAGGAAAAGTCTTCTGCATGTTCTACGCTGTTCTTGGCATTCCTCTCACTCTTGTGATGTTCCAGAGCCTCGGAGAGAGAATGAACACGTTCGTCCGCTACCTCCTCCACAAAATGAAGCAGTGCCTGGGTTTCAGACGCACCGAGGTGTCCATGGAGAACATGGTCCTGGTGGGCTTCCTGTCCTGCATTGGAACACTGTGTGTGGGAGCCGCAGCCTTTTCCCACTTCGAGGGATGGAGCTTTTTCCATGCGTACTACTACTGCTTCATCACCCTCACCACTATTGGCTTTGGGGACTTTGTGGCCCTGCAGAAGAAGGAGGACCTCCAGGAGAAAACGCCTTACGTCGCCTTCAGCTTCATGTACATTCTGGTGGGGCTGACGGTAATCGGAGCTTTTCTCAATTTGGTGGTCCTGCGTTTCCTCACCATGAACACCGAGGATGAAAGACGGGATGCTCAGGAAAGAGCTTCGCTGAAGAGGGACAAGGGTCTTTTAGAGGGGCCCACCGGCCCCCGCGTTGTAGGTGAACAGAGCCGAGATAGCCGCAGGGAGAGGACCGGCAGGGACAGCATGGTGCACGGCCGCAGCCACAGCACACTCTTCCTCCCCATGCAGGAGGGAACCAGTCGCACCAACCTCATCCCTTCCCCAGCTGAGGACACAGAGAGGCAGGAAAGTCCCTGCAGGCACAGGCTGCATTTTCGGATCAAGCCAGGCCGACGGAGGGAGGAGACGAGCGTCAgctccctctgctcctcctgcGTGTGTTACCGCTCAGAGGTTTGTGACGACCCCGTGGTGAACCGCAGCAAACACCACGGAGGCCACATTAACTCAGTTTACTACAACTCAGTCTCCTATAGGATCGAGGGCTGCTCGTCGAGATCCAGGGACAATACTGGACTCTCCTCCCCTGGAAGCACACTGTCGCCCGAGCACAGCTTCCAGGAGTTCAGTAGTTTAAGGAGGAAGTCGGTGTAA